The Candidatus Poribacteria bacterium sequence AATCTATCATCGGCTATCCGTATGAGCCTCGCATTCCAACGCTGAAAGACGGACAGGAGAAGACCCTTGACTTTGAACTACGGCGGAATGTGGACAACATCACCGTTAATCTCAAATACCTTGATAAGGATATTTCCTACAAAATCCATCTTGAGGAGGACACGCGCTACATCTCCATCCTGAGTGCGAAGAAGTTTCGCGTCGACAACCAAATGATGGTGACGATTCAATTGAAAAACACGTCCACAACCGAAGCGATGTCGAGCACTGCGACCCCTGAAGAGATTGCCGCGGCGAATGAGATCCGCGGAATTTATGTCTCCTTACTTGATGTCACCGATGACACGAACATTGTTAAACCGTATGAAGAGAAGATCTCAGTGCTGGGTTACAATGAAACCGTGGACTTGACGTTCCAACTCCAGAAGGATGTCGAGAGCCTGAAGGTATCGTTAGACTATCCCGAACTTGACGAACCCGACATGCGGCTCATCTATCTGCAAAAAGAGTCCGCCTTGGATGTGGTCAATGTCAGTTCACTCCGCTTTTCGCAGGAAGGGAACTTGGGAAGCAGTGTCACCTACGATTTGACGCTCGATCGGTTGGCAGAGACAGAGAACACCTTCCAACTCCGCGTCATTAACCTCCTCAACCGCCTCTCTTTTGAATTCCAAGACCCGGAGACGAAATCCCGGCAGTCTCAGGTGAAATTTACGCAGGAACAGTCAAAGCGAAATTTGTCATTGATTGTTTATCTCCCAGAAGAGTTGGATGCGTCCTACCTCGATAGCACGCTTGAGTTCCACGTCGCTGTGCTCGATGAAGCGGAAGCGAATGAACTCGGTGGCGTCAATAATCGCTTGGGTTTGCCTGCCGATCGGATTGCGAGTATCCAAGGCGGTGTCGAACGGTTCGAATTGATTCCAAAGGGTGTGCCGGAGATTGAGGTATTCGTGCCCAACGCCTTCCAGACGATTAAAATTGGCGAAGAGGTGAACATGACAGCGACGCTGAAGAACATCGGCACCCGTGATCTCGTGGACATTCGTATGCTTGTTGATGTCAACACGGATTGGAAATACACGGTTATCCCTGAAGTCATCGGTTCACTCAGACGCAACGAGGAAACAGAGATCCAATTGACGTTGAGTCCCCCTGCGGACATTGGCGTGGGAGAATATCAAGCGAAGTTGAACGCCGAAGTCACTGTCGATAACCGTAAGTTTGAGGCACGCGATCGCTCCATCACGGTGCAAGTGGAGTCTCAGACGCAAATGTCGGTGACGACGCTGTTGTTCGGTGCATTGATACTCCTGATGATTGGAATTGTTATCGTTACAATCCGTATCAGCAGACGTTGAAGAATGGTTATCGGTACGGCACTTCGTGCCTTTCGGTTATCAGTTATCGGTAACAACAGGGTGTTGTTAAACGAGGGAAAACACCCCAGCAAAAACACCTCTTAACCGAAAACCGACGACTGACAGGAAAATCCGAAGGGTTTTCCGTACCGAAAACCACTCCTCTGACAACCATTGAAATGGAGATTGAGAATGAACAGGAAGTTGATGACACTTGCGGTCTGTCTGTTTTTGAGTATTGTGAGTGTCGTCTCGGCGCAGCGACTGGTCGTACTACAGCCAGCACGTGCAATCGAACTCGCCCTACAGAATAATGAAACGGTGAAAAAGGCGGAAAAAGTGGTGGAACGCGCCAGGGCAAACCTCCGAGTGTCCAAAGCCATTTACCTACCACAGGTGGGGGTCACCGGTGAATATCAACGCCAGAAAAATGGCGACATTGATGAAAGAGACTATCTCACGCGCGCACAGGCAAGTATGCTCCTCGCCCAATTCGGTGAAATTCCCGAAGGGCTTGATGCCGCGCAGGAGGATGTCCGTAAGGCAGAGATTGAATACGAGCGCGCGAAAAAGCAGAGCGTTCACGATGTCCGCAATCTCTGGAACAATATCATCCTTACACAGGAAGAGATTCAGGAACGGCGTGCGATTGAGGTGGAACTCAATAAAAAACTGAAAGGTACACAAATCAGGCACGCCGAAAAACGGATCCCTTTCCTCAGCCGTCTCAACACGGAACTTGAACTCTCCGAACAGCAACTCGCCCTCAATGAGCTACAGCGTAGGCTTGATGTAGACGCCGCGGAACTCATCCGCCTTACCGGACTTGATCCGCTAGCACAAGTTACACTCTCGCAACCCCTCCCTGAGGACGACATGACATTAGAGAAGGCAGTTGAACTCGCACTCGCAAACAACCTTGATTTACGCGACTTACAGGGCATTATGGTGCGTCAAGAACGTCTCGCTGCGGAGACAATCTGGAACCGATTTCCTGAACTCTCTGCTGAAGCACGTTACAAGGACCTCCATGTGCTGCTGGAACAACACCAACCGAGTGTAGGTGCCAGAGGGCAGACGTGGGATGCAAAGGCACTCTACGATCCGGTGATACTCGACCGTGAGCGAGATGCGTCAAGTATGTTTCAAACCCGTCCACGGACACAAGATGGGTGGGAACTGCGTTTCAACTTCAACATTCCCTTATATGATGGGAACAGAACGAAAAATCTTCGCGCCGTAGAAGTCGCAGAACTTGAACGGCTTCAGTTGGAGTACATCGAAAAAACAAAGTCAATCCGTGTAGAGGTGCGACGTGCCTATCGTGAGGTGGCGAATGCCAAAGAACGGGCAGAGATCGAAGAAACACGCGTGAGAATTTTTGAGCAAAGGCTGCGAACCATAGAACGCGTGCTTGATGAAGTCACGGTTGAAATACCCGGGTATCAAAATATGACTTATAACGATGCATTCGAAACACAAGCACAATTTACAGAGGCACAACGTGTCTTTTATCAGGCTCGCCGAGATTACGCAAAAGCAAAGGAACAACTCCGAGAAACAATGCAATGGATCGAATAGGATACTCACCAAAGATACCCAGAAGGAGAAAAATATGAGAAGTGCTTTAAGAACACACGCTGAACTCAACGATTTCGACGAGGCGGAACTTGTCTCGCGCGCCCAAAATGGCGATACAGAGGCGTTTAACCCACTCGTTTATAAATACCAACAAAAAATCTATAATCTGATTTATCGCAAGGTTCGTGATCAAGAAACAGCGAAAGACCTCTGCCAAGAAGTGTTCTTGAAGGCGTGGCAAGCACTGCCTAACTTCAAGGGACAATGCGTATTTTACAGTTGGCTTTACCAGATTGCCGTCAATCGTAGCATTGACTTTCTCCGCAAACGAAATAGACAACATGTTATAGGGTTCGAGGAATTACCTCAGAACGCAGACGATACACTTCAAATGGCCGAGGTGCAACCTTCACCTTGTACGCTTCTCGAAAGGAAAGAACTCGGACGCATCATCCGTAAAGCCACCCACCAATTGCCTCTGAGCCAACGCAGTGCCTTTTACTTGCGTCACTGGGAGGGACTCCCGATAAAAGAGATTGCATCACGCTTGGGCAAGTCGGAGAGCACAGTCAAAACATACCTATATCAGGCACGTCGGAAACTCCAGAGTCTGCTACTTCCCTATCTGCAAAACGAACCTATTGCATGGTACACGGAAACTTGAATCCAATTTTTAAATCTCTTGGAGACAACATCTGATGTAAGGCACATCGTCCACCCATAAGCCATCAACTCCCCCAGCTTTCTGTGGTGAAACCGCCCAAACAACATCTTTCGCTGTCTGAATAAACCCGGCATCTACAGTGATCCCGTTTGCCTGGAGCTGCTTGACCTGGCGCGTAACAGTCCGCGTGAACGCGTTATAAAGCCCGAAGTGATTAATCCCACTCCAGCCTAAGATGATCCGATCTGCATCAATAGCAGCCGCTGCCTTGAGGAAGTTCGCCGCCGGATTAATGAGAATCGCGCTCGTCTGCAACTTTGGTTCTAAACGTTTAGCATCTACAAGTAGATGCTTTCGGAAGTAAAATGTGAGAATATTAACAAGATGAACGACTTCAAAATGGCGGATTCGTTCTACGATGATTGGGAGTAATTCCGGCGTGTCCGTCTTCGGTTCAATGAAGCACGGCATTTGGTTTTCTCGTGCGAAACGGAGGGCACCATCAAGGTGGGCAACAGGTTCATTAGACGCCTCCATCGTTAGTTGCTGGACCTCTTTCCACGTAAGTTCACTGAGGGATTTAGAACACCCCGTCGCTTTCCGAATACTGTGTCGATTGAAGCCAACGTGAATTAAGACAGGTTGCTTATCTTGGGTGAGACAAACATCACACTCATATCCATCAGCACCGTCCACCAACGCCTGTCTGAAGGAAGCAAGAGTGTTTTCGGGGGCACGCCCCATGCCGCCTCGATGTGCCAAGAGTTTAATCTCCATTGCCAATTACCTAACTACTGTCTGAGGATCACAAGCAACTCTGTGTAGGTGGAGTAGGTGCCCACTCGACTCAATTCGTCTGATGCCACATGCGCTCAAAGTTATCTTGCGGCGCAAAACCTAAAATCCGTTTCGTTTTGAGGTTCGAGAACTGTTGATGCGGTAAATCTGCGAAGATATTGAAAATCTCACAGCGTGATGGGAGGTCCTCCAAATCAATTTCCAAACCCAGCCGGAAGGCTTCGCCTGCGTCTCGCCAACTAACGGAAAATGGATTGAGATCCGTGCCTTCCGCAGGATCGTCATGCTCCCGGAAACTAAGGAACAGATAGCAGAGGACATAGATGTCGTAATGTTCAGTGAAAACTTTACAGATTTCCTGCCCTAACCCCTTGGTTAACGGATAGAGTCCAGTGCTTGTATGTGGTGGAACATCCGGGTTAATCTCGTAATCGTAGGTGGTATAGTCATCCCCTTGGATGGTGAAATGAGGTCCCGTGTTGATAATGCGACGGATACCGTGTTTAACAGCGGCGCGCATCGTATTGTAACACCCACGCGTACTCACATCAAAAGCCAGTTGCCGATCGTGTCGTAAGACGGAGCAATTGAGAATCGCGTCCATCCCCTCAGCCGCTCGCATCATCTGATCCAGTGAACCGACATCAATGTGCATCGATTCATGTTTTGTTTCAATCTCGTTGATGTCTGTGACACGCAAAGTATAGTAAGGCTCCAACGCCTTGACGACATGCGGTCCGAGATACCCATTACCCCCTAAAATGAGAACTTTCATTTTTTTAACTATGACCTCCTTTTGTTACGGAAACCCAATGGAACATACCTAATACCTTTATGGCACGAATTGCGGATCGAATTTCAGATGCCCTTTGGCTTTCCCGATCGAAAAACGGGAGCTGGGGAACTCTGATTGGATGTGAAAGATTCGCCACGGTGAAGGCGATTCAAGCGCGCCTTGGAAGGCAGCGACCGCATCATTCATCTCAAGCCACATTGAATCTGGTTCGGCGGTTGCTGCAGCATCAGTAATAATGAGGTTTCCAAGACGGAGGCACGTCACATTGAGTTTGCCTTCACGACCGAATTCCCTACATGTGAACTCACCAAGATGCTTTGAAAGCACGAAACTATCAATAGAAGGACGAGGTCGCCAACTTTCTGTAACCGTCCAGTCTTCACCGTGTTGCTCAAAGAGGCGGAGCGTGCTCGCATAAATGGTATGTTTCACGCCCTCCTCCGATGCTGCCATCAGTAGGTTATAAGTGCAGCGTGTCTGATAATCGATGGCGTAATTGTCGGGTTGGTCAGCTTCAGCAAGGAGGGCAGGCGGCATTTCAGCGATGTGGATAATGGTATCCATGCCGCGGACCAGTTCGTTGGTTGACTCGTCGTGTCCAAGTTCACTTTGCACGAATGTTCCTGCAACAGTATCAACGGGATACAACTCTGTCAAGCGGAGTGTATGTTCTCCCGCTAATGCTTCCCCTACGTTGCGCGCCAGTTCAGAACCAGCGGAGGTAATCAGAATATTCATTTTTTAATTATTCCTTGCGGTTAAACAATGTAGGTGTTTTTGCTTGGGTGTTTCCCCTAGAACTTTAGTATGCCTTTCTTATATCCGCTCTCCATTTCATTACGAGCTACGCATTTTGTTCTATCAAGATTCTACACTTTTCACCACGTCAAAAAATCGGGACTTCAATCAAGGCAAGTCGTATCGATATGATTAAAAGTTTAAAGCCCTGTGCGTCCGATCGGTTCTACAAGGCTTCTCGAATTTTTGCCGCAATGTTGCCGATCTCCGCCATATCTCCTTCGCTCGGTCGCCACGGCAACCGGAGCGGATCGTCCTCCCATCGCGGGATCAGGTGGAGATGGAAATGGAAAACGGTCTGAAATCCTGCGGCTTCATTCGACTGAAATAGATTAAGCCCATCAGGGTTCAATGCAGTCCGGATCGCGTTTGCGAGCGGAATTGCGGCTTGCATAATTTTACTGCCTACCTCTGCAGGCATATCATAGATATTTCGATAGTGTTGCTTCGGTATAACGAGAGTATGACCCGGGTTTGCAGGCGCAATATCCATGAATGCGAAGACGTGTTCATCTTCATATACTGTGGCTGCTGGAATGTCACCAGCAATAATGGCACAAAAGATACAATCCATTCTTTTAACTTTCCTTGCGATTTTTTAATTATTCCTTGCGGTTAAACAATGTAGGTGTTTTTGCTTGGGTGTTTCCCCTAGAACTTTAGTATGCCTTTCTTATATCCGCTCTCCATTTCATTACGAGCTACGTATTCTGAATTAAGGGAAAATACAAGAGTTTCAAAGAACGGATATTTTCATTATTTTACCAAATTCGGGACAGAGAATCAATCGGAAATGCGAACGTCTCGTTTCAGCGAGGCGTTACCCGATAAGCCAAGAAACATAGCAATGCGAGGCAACACTGTTCTGTTATACGACGTGATTTTGTACGCATCACTCTGTGGATTGGAGATACTTCCTAATTCTTGCCCCAATCTCATTCCTTTGATTTTCGCTCACACTTTCCTCCTGAGGGACACCAAGATAAGCGAATACTTGAGTGCTTCGCCGGTCTGGTAAATGCAGTCCCAAAGGGGTGCTTTCCCCAGTCTTCTTCGCGTCGTCAATTCGCACGTCTTGCACGTACTGCTACCGTTCATGCCTGACTTCTCGTTTCATCGTTTCATTTTCATGGTGTTTAACGCTCGCGGGTTTGGCGCACCCACTTGCTCTAACGATATGTTTTAAATCCAGCTTCCACACGCGTTTTACGGTAGAGGTTTAGCACGTTCCCTTCAACCCTTGCACTTACTTGCCTGCCATCACTGAAGGTCACCTGAAATTGTGTATCGGAGTCCTGTGAGATCGCCTCCGTCTCCGGCAACGGGATGTCTTTTTGTTTCGCCCACTCTTGAATCAATTTCGTGAGGGAATCGGCATCACTCGGTGCGGATTTTGCGTCCTTCAACTCAATACTGAAAGCCGGCATGGTCTTCTTGACGTAGTTAAACCAACGCGCGGTCCGTAAGAACGGCACGAGAGCCTGCAATGCTTCAGCAGTGCCAATCCGACCCAATGCCTCCGAAGAGAATCCACGCACATACGCCGACTCACTCGTCAACGCTTCTCGTAACGCAGGGATAGCCTCCGTCGCATCCGGTCCAATACGGGTTAACGCCTGCGCCGCAAAAAACGCTAAATCCGTGTCTTCACGATCTTCCAGAACCTCAACCAACGCCGGGACTGTCTTTGATACTGGCACCTTAATCATGCCCAATGCGGAGGTGGCATGTCGCCGCACTTCCTCCGATTCATCCCTTAACAACACAATAAGGGTATCAACCGCCTCCGCGGCGACGGGACCCATCTCGCCTAACGCATACGCTGCTGAGGCACGCACGTTTTCGCGTTCGTCCTGTAAAGCCGTTATGAGTTCGGACACAGCGGGTGCTCCTGTTGCGGCGAGTCCGTGTGCGGCATCACAGATATGGAGAATCGGTTCCATATCAAACGCCTCCTTTTCTGAATCCAGTGCGTCAGCGAGGGGTTTAACAGCGGGTGCCCCAATCGCACCGAGAGCATAGATGGCGTTCCGACGTACGGGTTCATAACTATCTCCCAGGGCATCAACCAACGCAGGGACAACTGCCGCGGCATCTGTTCGCACTTTTTTAGAGCAAGTTTTGGCTTGCAAGCTACGCCAAAAACCCAATTCGTTGGCAGCTTTCATACGCTCGTTCGGATCGTCTGTCTTCAATGCCATAATCGCTGATGTTATATCCACCGTGGTCCCTGGGCGGTCAGTTTCATATAGATCGGCCTTGCCGGACATCCAATTCCAGATATATGTCCAGAGGATCTCCGCATCGTAAGGAACGTGGTTGACTTCAGGCGGTTGCCACATAGAGGTCTCACTGTTCCATGAAGGTGCCGTCGGTTGCTCGGTCCGCATAAAGACGAATTTCATGCCGTAACGATTCAGAGGAATATAGTTCTGTAGAAACGAATGCACCATATCAAAATGCATAATCCATACCGTGCC is a genomic window containing:
- a CDS encoding TolC family protein, which translates into the protein MNRKLMTLAVCLFLSIVSVVSAQRLVVLQPARAIELALQNNETVKKAEKVVERARANLRVSKAIYLPQVGVTGEYQRQKNGDIDERDYLTRAQASMLLAQFGEIPEGLDAAQEDVRKAEIEYERAKKQSVHDVRNLWNNIILTQEEIQERRAIEVELNKKLKGTQIRHAEKRIPFLSRLNTELELSEQQLALNELQRRLDVDAAELIRLTGLDPLAQVTLSQPLPEDDMTLEKAVELALANNLDLRDLQGIMVRQERLAAETIWNRFPELSAEARYKDLHVLLEQHQPSVGARGQTWDAKALYDPVILDRERDASSMFQTRPRTQDGWELRFNFNIPLYDGNRTKNLRAVEVAELERLQLEYIEKTKSIRVEVRRAYREVANAKERAEIEETRVRIFEQRLRTIERVLDEVTVEIPGYQNMTYNDAFETQAQFTEAQRVFYQARRDYAKAKEQLRETMQWIE
- a CDS encoding HEAT repeat domain-containing protein, whose product is MTTVKQHLLNDEQIRHFIVNGYVNVTADVPTHIHETIYDKTDELFASATDFRGDRQHNPLNNILPLVPELQIVLESPEVRGALTSILGNGYVMHPHRHCHPNFAGSTPSGKEDDEERLMMPLHKDGHAGGKRPRHRTPRWAILFYYPQPCLAEQGPTCIIPGTQYVREFMLDGEHQRHEIHAKGGNGTRRLSENFLNRNLVPMSGELGTVWIMHFDMVHSFLQNYIPLNRYGMKFVFMRTEQPTAPSWNSETSMWQPPEVNHVPYDAEILWTYIWNWMSGKADLYETDRPGTTVDITSAIMALKTDDPNERMKAANELGFWRSLQAKTCSKKVRTDAAAVVPALVDALGDSYEPVRRNAIYALGAIGAPAVKPLADALDSEKEAFDMEPILHICDAAHGLAATGAPAVSELITALQDERENVRASAAYALGEMGPVAAEAVDTLIVLLRDESEEVRRHATSALGMIKVPVSKTVPALVEVLEDREDTDLAFFAAQALTRIGPDATEAIPALREALTSESAYVRGFSSEALGRIGTAEALQALVPFLRTARWFNYVKKTMPAFSIELKDAKSAPSDADSLTKLIQEWAKQKDIPLPETEAISQDSDTQFQVTFSDGRQVSARVEGNVLNLYRKTRVEAGFKTYR
- a CDS encoding HIT family protein, with product MDCIFCAIIAGDIPAATVYEDEHVFAFMDIAPANPGHTLVIPKQHYRNIYDMPAEVGSKIMQAAIPLANAIRTALNPDGLNLFQSNEAAGFQTVFHFHLHLIPRWEDDPLRLPWRPSEGDMAEIGNIAAKIREAL
- a CDS encoding sigma-70 family RNA polymerase sigma factor; the protein is MHSKHKHNLQRHNVSFIRLAEITQKQRNNSEKQCNGSNRILTKDTQKEKNMRSALRTHAELNDFDEAELVSRAQNGDTEAFNPLVYKYQQKIYNLIYRKVRDQETAKDLCQEVFLKAWQALPNFKGQCVFYSWLYQIAVNRSIDFLRKRNRQHVIGFEELPQNADDTLQMAEVQPSPCTLLERKELGRIIRKATHQLPLSQRSAFYLRHWEGLPIKEIASRLGKSESTVKTYLYQARRKLQSLLLPYLQNEPIAWYTET
- a CDS encoding NAD(P)-dependent oxidoreductase, whose product is MNILITSAGSELARNVGEALAGEHTLRLTELYPVDTVAGTFVQSELGHDESTNELVRGMDTIIHIAEMPPALLAEADQPDNYAIDYQTRCTYNLLMAASEEGVKHTIYASTLRLFEQHGEDWTVTESWRPRPSIDSFVLSKHLGEFTCREFGREGKLNVTCLRLGNLIITDAAATAEPDSMWLEMNDAVAAFQGALESPSPWRIFHIQSEFPSSRFSIGKAKGHLKFDPQFVP
- a CDS encoding NAD(P)-dependent oxidoreductase, which translates into the protein MKVLILGGNGYLGPHVVKALEPYYTLRVTDINEIETKHESMHIDVGSLDQMMRAAEGMDAILNCSVLRHDRQLAFDVSTRGCYNTMRAAVKHGIRRIINTGPHFTIQGDDYTTYDYEINPDVPPHTSTGLYPLTKGLGQEICKVFTEHYDIYVLCYLFLSFREHDDPAEGTDLNPFSVSWRDAGEAFRLGLEIDLEDLPSRCEIFNIFADLPHQQFSNLKTKRILGFAPQDNFERMWHQTN